One Ostrinia nubilalis chromosome 6, ilOstNubi1.1, whole genome shotgun sequence genomic region harbors:
- the LOC135072365 gene encoding U4/U6.U5 tri-snRNP-associated protein 1-like, translating into MLQAAMLDEMDEVFGVSALVADEARSDRARAYGERQLRGLRVAHDLDALEEERDVVLTLADAPVLADADDVLVNVNIVDTERSQKNILNRKKAKSGYQAYDDEEEMEAAALGYRKPVLAKYDEEIDKDAAARARGFVIGDHAAIEAKRFRDMLRQERLAGGVEKRLESLQLPPLQLATDYLDEHEISAKFKKTKRKGKIRKKAKQEPIDVDDYEAGTAPLETDDTEVGGTSAGGSQRGALVEDEAEAEPDAELQAALARARRMRQAAATARAMPKVEEILESVKEEVKEEIEEAPEGCMVLDATAEFCRTLGDVPSYAGARAERAPAEAAFDDMEVEGAAEARGGAWSRVDVGSDQPPDIAAGASVGLEAEPALGAGVAGALRLALSKGYLERAGPAPPARAPHHLLAARHYSIEDKALGEDDKYGRRERGGHSGPLQDFREKSNFRPNIKLEYVDDDGRPLCPKEAFRYLSHKFHGKGPGKNKQEKRIKKAVQEGLMKKMSSTDTPLGTLQMLQDKQRETHSAYIVLQGAKRESGA; encoded by the exons ATGCTGCAGGCGGCCATGCTGGACGAGATGGACGAGGTGTTCGGCGTGTCGGCGCTGGTGGCGGACGAGGCGCGCTCGGACCGCGCGCGCGCATACGGCGAGCGGCAGCTGCGCGGCCTGCGCGTCGCGCACGACCTCGACGCT CTGGAGGAGGAGCGCGACGTGGTGCTGACGCTGGCGGACGCGCCCGTGCTGGCCGACGCCGACGACGTGCTCGTCAACGTCAACATCGTCGACACCGAGCGCTCGCAGAAG AACATCCTAAACCGCAAGAAAGCCAAAAGCGGGTACCAGGCGTACGACGACGAGGAAGAGATGGAGGCGGCCGCGCTGGGCTACCGCAAGCCGGTGCTGGCCAAGTACGACGAGGAGATCGACAAGGACGCGGCCGCGcgcgcccgcggcttcgtcatCGGCGACCACGCCGCCATCGAGGCCAAGCGCTTCCGCGACATGTTG CGACAAGAGCGGCTGGCGGGCGGCGTGGAGAAGCGGCTGGAGTCGCTGCAGCTGCCGCCGCTGCAGCTGGCCACCGACTACCTGGACGAGCACGAGATCAGCGCCAAGTTCAAGAAGACCAAGAGGAAG GGTAAAATTCGTAAGAAGGCCAAACAAGAACCGATAGACGTGGATGACTACGAAGCGGGTACGGCGCCATTGGAGACAGATGATACag AGGTGGGCGGCACGAGCGCAGGCGGGTCCCAGCGCGGAGCCCTGGTGGAGGACGAGGCGGAGGCGGAGCCCGACGCGGAGCTGCAGGCGGCGCTGGCCCGCGCGCGCCGCATGCGCCAGgccgccgccaccgcgcgcGCCATGCCCAAG GTGGAAGAGATCCTGGAGAGCGTGAAAGAGGAGGTAAAAGAGGAAATTGAAGAAGCACCGGAGGGCTGCATGGTGCTGGACGCCACGGCCGAGTTCTGCCGCACGCTGGGCGACGTGCCCTCCTACGCCGGCGCCCGCGCCGAGCGCGCGCCCGCG GAGGCGGCGTTCGACGACATGGAAGTGGAGGGCGCGGCGGAGGCCCGCGGCGGCGCCTGGAGCCGCGTGGACGTGGGCAGCGACCAGCCGCCCGACATCGCCGCCG GCGCGTCAGTGGGCTTGGAAGCGGAGCCGGCGCTGGGCGCGGGCGTGGCGGGCGCGCTGCGGCTGGCGCTCAGCAAGGGCTACCTGGAGCGCGCcgggcccgcgccgcccgcgcgcgcgccgcaccaCCTGCTCGCCGCCCGCCACTACTCCATCGAGGACAAGGCGCTCGG CGAGGACGACAAGTACGGGCGGCGCGAGCGCGGCGGGCACTCGGGCCCGCTGCAGGACTTCCGCGAGAAGAGCAACTTCCGGCCCAACATCAAGCTGGAGTACGTGGACGACGACGGCCGCCCGCTGTGCCCCAAGGAGGCCTTCCGCTACCTGTCGCACAAGTTCCACGGCAAGGGGCCCGGCAAGAACAAACAGGAGAAGCGCATCAAGAAGGCCGTGCAGGAGGGC
- the LOC135072772 gene encoding U4/U6.U5 tri-snRNP-associated protein 1-like: MGSKKHKKESKKKKHRSRSRSPLDGEERERKRHKKHKDRKKDRSPDVEEVPVDSHLRPPSPPPRSRSASVDVAERERERDRRAREAHRAHKDDSFGDKSLEPERPREREREPSGARSGSPGTSSGGAGAAGAGGGAQESLSVEDTNRLRAKLGLKPLEVAEAPADDGKFKDDLGEFYHKPAASITQQKKADKLRERLDERREKRKIEQKLKTTLLADEDDGEDALAWVKKSREIEKQKRDAAKRVSS, encoded by the exons atgGGTTCTAAAAAGCATAAGAAAGAATCGAAAAAGAAGAAGCACAGGAGCCGATCTCGCTCACCTCTGGATGGCGAGGAACGCGAACGTAAACGCCATAAGAAACACAAAGATCGCAAAAAGGACCGCTCTCCAGACG TGGAGGAGGTGCCGGTGGACTCGCACCTGCGGCCGCCCAGCCCGCCGCCGCGCAGCCGCAGCGCCAGCGTCGACGTCGCCGAGCGGGAGCGAGAGCGTGACCGGCGCGCGAGGGAGGCGCACAGGGCACACAAGGATGACAG CTTCGGAGACAAAAGTTTGGAGCCGGAGCGTCCTCGCGAGCGGGAGCGTGAGCCGTCTGGTGCGCGCTCGGGCTCGCCGGGGACCAGCTCGGGCGGCGCGGGGGCTGCGGGCGCGGGGGGCGGCGCGCAGGAGAGCCTGTCGGTGGAGGACACCAACCGGCTCCGCGCCAAGCTCGGCCTCAAGCCGCTCGAAGTCGCTGAGGCGCCCGCCG ACGACGGCAAGTTCAAGGACGACCTGGGCGAGTTCTACCACAAGCCGGCCGCCAGCATCACGCAGCAGAAGAAGGCCGACAAGCTGCGCGAGCGCCTCGACGAGCGCCGCGAGAAGCGCAAGATCGAGCAGAA GCTCAAAACAACTTTGCTGGCGGACGAAGATGACGGAGAGGATGCCCTCGCATGGGTGAAGAAGTCTCGCGAGATTGAAAAACAGAAACGAGACGCTGCTAAACGGGTAAGTTCATAA